The following coding sequences are from one Rathayibacter sp. SW19 window:
- a CDS encoding succinate dehydrogenase hydrophobic membrane anchor subunit: MTTIDAPRTPTRPVRKGGVNWEKWGWMYMRVSGVLLVVLIFGHLFVNLVLGQGIKAIDFAFVGGKWSDPFWQVWDGLMLWLALIHGGNGMRTLINDYARNGTVNRILKFAVLAAVVILIAIGTYTVTVFNPCPSGTPANLLPDFCATIGK, from the coding sequence ATGACCACGATCGATGCTCCCCGCACCCCTACGCGCCCCGTTCGCAAGGGCGGCGTGAACTGGGAAAAATGGGGCTGGATGTACATGCGCGTTTCCGGTGTTCTGCTGGTCGTGCTGATCTTCGGCCACCTGTTCGTGAACCTGGTTCTCGGCCAGGGCATCAAGGCCATCGACTTCGCCTTCGTCGGCGGCAAGTGGTCAGACCCGTTCTGGCAGGTGTGGGACGGCCTGATGCTGTGGCTGGCGCTCATCCACGGCGGCAACGGCATGCGCACCCTGATCAACGACTACGCCCGCAACGGGACGGTGAATCGCATCCTCAAGTTCGCGGTGCTCGCCGCGGTCGTCATTCTGATTGCAATCGGCACGTACACGGTGACGGTGTTCAACCCGTGCCCGTCCGGAACGCCGGCGAACCTGCTGCCCGACTTCTGCGCCACGATCGGAAAGTGA
- the sdhC gene encoding succinate dehydrogenase, cytochrome b556 subunit, giving the protein MTTREGCFVANQATGTLAPKTSRPGGTLYRGHEGMWSWVFHRITGLAIFFFLLVHILDSAVLGISPQAYNAVIGTYKNPIMGLGETVLVMAIAFHALNGLRIILIDFWGKGAKYQKVMFWIVIVLWVVLMAGFVPIHLANVFSEGH; this is encoded by the coding sequence ATGACAACCAGGGAGGGTTGTTTCGTGGCAAATCAAGCGACAGGAACTCTGGCGCCGAAGACATCAAGGCCAGGAGGCACCCTTTACCGGGGGCACGAGGGAATGTGGTCCTGGGTGTTTCACCGCATCACAGGGCTGGCGATCTTCTTCTTCCTCCTCGTGCACATCCTCGACTCGGCAGTGCTCGGCATCAGCCCACAGGCGTATAACGCCGTGATCGGCACCTACAAGAACCCGATCATGGGGCTCGGCGAGACCGTGCTGGTGATGGCGATCGCCTTCCACGCGCTGAACGGTCTACGCATCATCCTGATCGACTTCTGGGGCAAGGGGGCGAAGTACCAGAAGGTCATGTTCTGGATCGTCATCGTGCTCTGGGTCGTGCTGATGGCCGGCTTCGTGCCGATCCACTTGGCGAACGTTTTCAGCGAAGGGCACTGA
- a CDS encoding magnesium and cobalt transport protein CorA produces MAGRNRRGITMPFVQRNRRMQPIAPAETPTEPAESKRPSLIDTAIYAAGTRISSPVTLAETFRALHDTPDGVAWIGLYRPTESELHELASEFNLHELAIEDAISAHQRPKLERYDGVLFVVLRAASYVDSLEEVAFGELHAFVGPNFVITVRHSESPDLSYVRQRMEADPELLALGTQAILYAIIDAVVDGYAPVVAGVANDVDEIETQVFDGDARVSRRIYELSREVIEFQRATHPLSAVMNALEKGSAKYGVGQELQRSLRDVADHLTLVNERVDAFRQLLRDMLTVNSTLVSERQNENMVSLAESSNRQGEEVKKISSWAAILFGPTLIAGIYGMNFTRMPELEWPLGYPMAIGLMILTSSVLYFVFKRRNWL; encoded by the coding sequence ATGGCAGGTCGCAACAGGCGCGGCATCACAATGCCGTTCGTGCAGCGCAACCGGCGGATGCAACCCATCGCGCCAGCCGAGACTCCGACCGAGCCGGCGGAGTCGAAGCGCCCCAGCCTGATCGACACCGCCATCTATGCGGCCGGCACTCGCATCTCGTCTCCGGTCACCTTGGCCGAGACCTTTCGCGCGTTGCATGACACTCCCGACGGCGTCGCCTGGATCGGGCTGTACCGCCCCACCGAGTCAGAATTGCACGAACTCGCCTCGGAGTTCAATTTGCACGAACTGGCGATCGAAGACGCGATCAGTGCCCACCAACGGCCCAAGCTGGAACGCTACGACGGCGTGCTGTTCGTCGTACTGCGCGCAGCCAGCTATGTCGACTCGCTCGAGGAGGTGGCATTCGGTGAACTGCACGCGTTCGTCGGCCCCAACTTCGTGATCACGGTCCGCCACAGCGAGTCACCGGACCTGTCGTATGTGCGGCAACGGATGGAGGCGGATCCGGAATTGCTCGCTCTCGGCACCCAGGCCATCCTGTACGCGATCATCGACGCGGTCGTGGACGGTTACGCTCCGGTGGTCGCCGGCGTGGCCAACGATGTCGACGAAATCGAAACCCAGGTCTTCGACGGCGACGCGCGGGTGTCGCGGCGAATCTACGAACTTTCACGCGAGGTGATCGAGTTTCAGAGGGCGACGCATCCGCTCAGCGCTGTCATGAACGCACTGGAAAAAGGCAGTGCGAAATACGGGGTGGGCCAGGAGCTGCAGCGCAGCCTGCGCGACGTCGCAGACCACCTCACACTCGTCAACGAACGGGTCGACGCGTTCCGCCAGCTACTGCGAGACATGCTGACGGTCAACTCGACGCTCGTCTCCGAACGACAGAACGAGAACATGGTCTCTCTGGCCGAAAGCAGCAACCGTCAGGGCGAAGAGGTGAAGAAGATCTCCTCGTGGGCGGCCATCCTGTTCGGGCCGACGCTGATCGCCGGCATCTACGGCATGAACTTCACACGCATGCCTGAACTCGAATGGCCACTCGGTTATCCGATGGCGATCGGGTTGATGATTCTGACCAGCAGTGTGCTGTACTTCGTGTTCAAGCGACGCAACTGGCTGTAG
- a CDS encoding mannose-1-phosphate guanylyltransferase codes for MTASTGPLDRFYCVIPAGGVGSRLWPLSRADAPKFLHDLTGSGQTLLRDTWDRLAPIAGDQRIMVVTGRAHRAAVESQLPDLADPNVVLESEPRDSTAAIGLAAAILERREPGVIIGSFAADHVIRNVRLFHAAVTEAIAAADAGYIATIGIEPTEPAVGFGYIHYGAALSIDGAPSARAVKSFVEKPVLRTAKKFLADGTYLWNASMFITRADRLLEEIGRSEPELLAGLTELAAVWDDPALRGPAVDRIWPELKKIAIDYAVAEPAAAAGRLAVIPGHFDWDDVGDFASLAKLNNGGRKSDLAILGANARVLSDASSGIVVSQSNRVISLIGVKDIVVVDTPDALLVTTSENAQRVKAVVDALKLSGSSDVL; via the coding sequence ATGACCGCATCGACTGGCCCACTCGACCGTTTCTATTGTGTGATCCCGGCTGGCGGGGTCGGCTCACGGTTGTGGCCGCTGTCGCGGGCGGATGCGCCGAAGTTTCTGCACGATCTGACCGGCTCGGGGCAGACGCTGCTGCGCGACACCTGGGACAGGCTCGCACCGATCGCAGGCGACCAGCGGATCATGGTCGTCACCGGGCGCGCGCACCGTGCGGCTGTCGAATCGCAGTTGCCGGATCTGGCGGACCCGAACGTCGTTTTGGAGAGCGAGCCGCGCGATTCGACGGCAGCGATCGGGCTGGCGGCTGCAATTCTCGAACGCCGTGAGCCGGGAGTGATCATCGGTTCCTTCGCCGCCGACCATGTCATCAGAAATGTGCGACTGTTCCATGCTGCTGTGACGGAGGCGATCGCGGCCGCCGATGCGGGCTATATCGCGACGATCGGCATAGAGCCGACGGAGCCTGCGGTCGGCTTCGGCTACATCCACTACGGCGCAGCATTGAGCATCGATGGGGCGCCGAGTGCCCGGGCAGTCAAGTCCTTCGTTGAGAAACCGGTGCTGCGCACGGCGAAGAAGTTCCTCGCGGACGGCACCTATCTCTGGAACGCCAGCATGTTCATCACCCGCGCCGATCGATTGCTCGAAGAGATCGGCCGTTCCGAGCCGGAGTTGCTCGCCGGGCTCACCGAACTCGCCGCGGTGTGGGATGACCCGGCGTTGCGCGGCCCCGCTGTCGATCGCATCTGGCCGGAGCTGAAGAAGATCGCCATCGACTACGCCGTGGCGGAGCCCGCCGCCGCAGCCGGGCGGCTTGCCGTGATCCCGGGCCACTTCGACTGGGACGACGTGGGCGACTTCGCGTCGCTCGCGAAGCTGAACAATGGGGGCCGCAAGTCGGATCTGGCGATCCTCGGCGCAAACGCACGGGTGCTCTCGGATGCCTCCAGCGGCATCGTGGTCAGCCAGAGCAATCGCGTGATCAGCCTGATCGGAGTGAAGGACATTGTCGTCGTCGATACCCCGGATGCCCTCCTGGTCACCACGAGCGAAAATGCGCAGCGGGTCAAGGCTGTCGTCGACGCGCTGAAGCTCTCCGGCTCCAGCGATGTGCTGTGA
- a CDS encoding BMP family lipoprotein — translation MIVKARKAALIGLAAASVVAMLAGCGSAPSSSSTTGAAKSKFLPCIVSDQGGFNDRSFNQLGLEGVQAAATKLGTSFKEVQSKTANDYAPNIKSLISQGCNIIVASGFNLVAPVKAAATANPKVNFVMVDDNSITLPNVKPVVFETDEAGFLAGYAAASYTKTGVIGTYGGQKLPSVTIFMDGIADGVKYYDTQKGKTVKVIGWDVASQDGQFTNSFTDLNVSKTLAESMLGQNADILAPIGGPIYQGAGAAIKASGKDVALLGNDADVYLTDQSGFKDLFLTSIMKNIKPTVTTIVEQAASGSTFDNSQFVGTLKNDGVGIAPFHSFASKVDSGLQAELDTIKASIIDGTIKVESPSGFNK, via the coding sequence TTGATTGTAAAAGCTCGAAAGGCCGCTCTTATCGGCCTTGCAGCCGCGAGCGTTGTTGCGATGCTTGCCGGCTGTGGATCAGCTCCCAGCAGCAGCTCGACGACTGGAGCGGCAAAATCCAAATTCCTTCCGTGCATCGTCTCGGACCAGGGTGGGTTCAACGACCGCTCGTTCAACCAGCTCGGTCTGGAAGGCGTGCAAGCAGCTGCGACCAAGCTCGGCACCAGCTTCAAGGAGGTGCAGTCGAAGACCGCGAACGACTACGCGCCGAACATCAAGAGCCTGATCAGCCAGGGCTGCAACATCATCGTTGCCTCCGGCTTCAACCTCGTCGCGCCAGTGAAGGCCGCGGCGACCGCGAACCCGAAGGTCAACTTCGTCATGGTTGACGACAACAGCATCACGCTCCCGAACGTGAAGCCCGTCGTCTTCGAGACGGATGAGGCCGGATTCCTCGCCGGCTACGCAGCAGCGAGCTACACGAAGACCGGCGTCATCGGCACCTACGGCGGCCAGAAGCTTCCGTCTGTGACGATCTTCATGGACGGCATTGCCGACGGTGTGAAGTACTACGACACCCAGAAGGGCAAGACCGTCAAGGTCATCGGCTGGGACGTCGCCTCGCAGGACGGACAGTTCACCAACAGCTTCACCGACCTGAACGTGTCCAAGACGCTCGCGGAGAGCATGCTCGGCCAGAACGCCGACATCCTCGCCCCGATCGGTGGCCCGATCTACCAGGGCGCCGGTGCGGCGATCAAGGCCTCCGGCAAGGATGTTGCCCTCCTCGGCAATGACGCGGATGTCTACCTCACCGATCAGAGCGGCTTCAAGGATCTGTTCCTCACCTCGATCATGAAGAACATCAAGCCGACGGTCACCACGATCGTCGAGCAGGCCGCGTCGGGCAGCACATTCGACAACAGCCAGTTCGTCGGCACGTTGAAGAACGACGGTGTGGGCATTGCTCCGTTCCACTCGTTCGCCTCCAAGGTCGACTCCGGCCTGCAGGCCGAGCTGGACACGATCAAGGCCAGCATCATCGACGGCACGATCAAGGTCGAATCGCCTTCGGGATTCAACAAGTAA
- a CDS encoding ABC transporter ATP-binding protein — MELELRGITKRFGALVANDHIDLTVKPGEIHCLLGENGAGKSTLMNVLYGLYQADEGEILIDGVVQHFAGPGDAMAAGIGMVHQHFMLIPVFTVAENVMLGHEPTKFGGRLDLASARARVREISAQFGFDLDPDALIEDLPVGVQQRVEIIKALSRDAKVLVFDEPTAVLTPQETDELMIIMTQLKERGTGIVFITHKLREVREVADRITVIRLGKVVGEADPKASNEELASLMVGRSVGLSVVKDPPKVGEVALVVKGLTAVDARGIVTIDNISFDVKRGEILAIAGVQGNGQTELTEALLGLQNRVSGQITLDGEELIGRSVRNVLDAGVGFIPEDRNEDGLIAEFTIAENLMLDRSDGAPFVKGGGLRLTFRDDFAKEKIAEFDVRAQGIDTRAGQLSGGNQQKVVLARELSRDLRLFVAAQPTRGLDVGSIEFVHERIIATRDSGVPVIVVSTELDEITALGDRIAVMYRGRIVGIVPGSTPREILGLMMAGENPPEAIALETQGASV, encoded by the coding sequence ATGGAGCTAGAACTTCGCGGCATTACGAAGCGGTTCGGGGCCTTGGTCGCAAACGACCACATCGACCTCACCGTTAAGCCCGGCGAAATCCACTGCCTACTCGGTGAAAACGGGGCAGGCAAATCAACCCTGATGAACGTTCTCTACGGCTTGTATCAGGCCGACGAGGGCGAGATCCTCATCGACGGTGTCGTGCAGCACTTTGCGGGCCCCGGCGATGCGATGGCCGCCGGCATCGGAATGGTGCACCAGCACTTCATGCTGATCCCGGTCTTCACGGTCGCAGAGAACGTGATGCTCGGCCACGAGCCGACCAAGTTCGGCGGGCGACTGGATCTTGCATCGGCGCGTGCGCGCGTGCGTGAGATCTCCGCGCAGTTCGGTTTCGACCTGGACCCGGATGCGCTGATCGAAGATCTCCCCGTCGGCGTCCAGCAGCGAGTCGAGATTATCAAGGCGCTGTCCCGTGACGCGAAGGTGCTGGTGTTCGACGAGCCGACCGCTGTGCTGACACCGCAAGAGACCGACGAATTGATGATCATCATGACGCAGCTCAAAGAGCGCGGCACGGGCATCGTGTTCATCACCCACAAACTGCGCGAGGTGCGAGAAGTCGCCGACCGCATCACCGTCATCCGACTCGGCAAGGTGGTCGGCGAAGCCGACCCCAAGGCCTCGAACGAGGAACTGGCCTCGCTGATGGTTGGCCGGTCGGTCGGCCTGTCCGTCGTCAAAGACCCGCCGAAGGTGGGCGAGGTCGCACTTGTCGTCAAAGGTCTCACCGCCGTGGATGCCCGCGGTATCGTCACCATCGACAACATCAGTTTCGACGTCAAGCGCGGCGAGATCCTGGCGATTGCCGGTGTTCAGGGCAACGGTCAGACCGAACTGACGGAGGCGCTCCTCGGACTGCAGAACCGCGTCTCCGGTCAGATCACCCTGGACGGCGAGGAACTGATCGGACGCAGCGTGCGCAATGTGCTCGACGCCGGCGTCGGTTTCATTCCAGAGGACCGCAACGAAGACGGTCTCATCGCCGAGTTCACGATTGCGGAGAACCTGATGCTCGATCGCTCCGATGGTGCTCCCTTCGTCAAAGGCGGCGGGCTGCGCCTGACCTTCCGCGATGACTTCGCCAAGGAGAAGATCGCCGAGTTCGATGTGCGTGCGCAAGGCATTGACACGCGAGCAGGGCAACTCTCGGGCGGAAATCAACAAAAGGTCGTGCTCGCGCGCGAGTTGAGTCGCGACCTCAGGCTCTTCGTCGCCGCTCAGCCGACGCGCGGGCTGGATGTCGGTTCGATTGAATTCGTTCACGAGCGCATCATCGCGACGCGCGACTCCGGCGTACCGGTGATCGTGGTCTCGACCGAGCTCGACGAAATCACCGCACTCGGCGACAGAATCGCCGTCATGTACCGCGGAAGAATCGTCGGAATCGTGCCGGGGAGCACCCCGCGAGAAATCCTCGGTCTGATGATGGCCGGCGAGAATCCGCCGGAGGCAATTGCGCTGGAAACTCAGGGAGCATCCGTATGA
- a CDS encoding ABC transporter permease, which produces MSETTGQEPEAPELPTALQPDAVEVQAEGLEKDQIPHQQLAPKASEPDREPESRWTEALRAATTGTFAISVLAIFLSLVAGAILIAVTNPQVQQAAGYFFAAPGDTFAAIGNAVGGAYSAMFNSAIYNFSAPTFALGIESFTNTLSISTAIIAAGLGIALSFRVGLFNIGGQGQMLIAAAAAGLIGFDLHLPAGLHIIVALAAALVGGALWAGIAGFLKARTGAHEVIVTIMLNYIALYLLSYLLTTPVLQAPGSNDPKTLPILPSAQYPPLFGHSYGIDIGFIIVILVTIVVWWLMERSSLGFKFRAVGENPAAARTAGISVKSIYVWTMVISGALVGLAAASQVLGTTLLGGFGSDIDAGIGFTAITVALLGRSRPFGVFVAGILFGALQNGGPSMQAAVGVPVEVVAVIQSVVVLFIAAPPLVRAIFRLPPPVAKRTSKRGKAASKVVAG; this is translated from the coding sequence ATGAGCGAGACGACCGGTCAGGAACCCGAAGCCCCGGAGTTGCCCACCGCCCTCCAGCCGGATGCGGTCGAGGTGCAGGCAGAGGGTCTCGAGAAGGATCAGATCCCGCATCAGCAGCTGGCACCAAAGGCGAGCGAACCCGACCGAGAGCCGGAATCGCGCTGGACAGAAGCGCTGCGTGCCGCAACGACCGGCACGTTCGCGATCTCAGTATTGGCGATCTTCCTGTCACTTGTTGCCGGCGCCATCCTCATCGCCGTGACGAACCCGCAGGTGCAACAGGCCGCCGGATACTTCTTCGCGGCCCCGGGAGATACGTTCGCCGCCATCGGCAACGCCGTCGGCGGGGCTTATAGCGCGATGTTCAACAGCGCCATCTACAACTTCTCCGCTCCGACATTTGCGCTCGGCATCGAGTCGTTCACCAACACCTTGAGTATTTCAACGGCGATCATCGCGGCCGGGCTCGGCATCGCGTTGAGCTTCCGCGTCGGACTGTTCAACATCGGTGGTCAGGGGCAGATGCTCATCGCTGCGGCCGCGGCGGGACTGATCGGCTTCGACCTGCACCTTCCGGCCGGTCTCCACATCATCGTCGCTTTGGCTGCGGCGCTGGTCGGAGGCGCACTCTGGGCGGGTATTGCAGGCTTCCTCAAGGCGCGCACCGGCGCTCACGAGGTGATCGTGACGATCATGCTCAACTACATCGCACTGTATCTGCTGAGCTACCTGCTGACGACACCAGTGCTCCAGGCACCGGGATCGAATGACCCGAAAACACTGCCCATCCTGCCCTCGGCTCAATATCCTCCGTTATTCGGACACTCCTACGGCATCGACATCGGCTTCATCATCGTGATCCTCGTGACGATCGTGGTGTGGTGGCTGATGGAGCGCTCGAGCCTCGGATTCAAATTCCGAGCCGTCGGAGAGAATCCAGCAGCAGCGCGCACCGCCGGCATCAGTGTCAAAAGCATCTACGTCTGGACCATGGTGATCTCCGGAGCCTTGGTCGGCCTCGCCGCGGCATCCCAGGTGCTCGGTACGACACTGCTGGGCGGCTTCGGCAGCGACATCGACGCCGGAATCGGCTTCACAGCGATCACGGTCGCCCTGCTGGGCCGGTCCCGTCCTTTCGGCGTCTTCGTCGCAGGCATCCTGTTCGGTGCTCTGCAGAACGGTGGTCCGTCCATGCAGGCCGCCGTCGGAGTGCCGGTCGAGGTCGTCGCCGTCATCCAGTCCGTTGTCGTTTTGTTCATCGCCGCACCGCCGCTGGTGCGGGCTATCTTCCGTTTGCCTCCTCCGGTCGCCAAACGCACGTCTAAACGCGGCAAGGCCGCGAGTAAGGTGGTTGCGGGATGA
- a CDS encoding ABC transporter permease — translation MTAVTPPAGTASAPSAASAFKAATVVVTSWKLPIIFGIFSIVSIVLFVVLGRPGNSTFSFATGTDFVHLPNITVSAVPVGIAVSIIAVLLTIASAIYVANGRKVPRWIGIVFSLVVLFGFLTWSVVGETLPIAGLLAGALGLSVPLIFGSMGGVLSERSGVVNIAIEGQLLAGAFTSAFVASITKSLTAGLIAAMVAGMLVSMLLAVFSITYIVDQVIVGVVLNVLIAGITGFLYSSLLANNTEAFNLPPSLPTVPIPVLSSIPLIGPVLFKQTLIVYLAYIAVALVAVFLFCTRWGLRVRSVGEHPQAADTVGINVNRTRFWAVTAGGAIAGLGGAYFTLGSGVGFVQNMTNGAGYIALAAVIFGRWDPIRATMAALLFGFADNLQSVLSLLNAPVPSEFMNMLPYVVTIFAVAGLVGFSRAPGADGKPYIKS, via the coding sequence ATGACCGCCGTGACGCCGCCCGCCGGCACAGCTTCAGCGCCCAGCGCCGCATCAGCATTCAAGGCCGCCACCGTAGTGGTGACCAGCTGGAAACTGCCGATCATCTTCGGCATCTTCAGCATCGTCAGCATCGTGCTGTTCGTGGTCTTGGGACGCCCCGGCAATTCGACGTTCTCGTTCGCTACAGGCACCGATTTCGTGCACTTGCCGAATATCACGGTCTCAGCAGTCCCCGTCGGAATCGCCGTGTCGATCATCGCTGTGCTGTTGACCATTGCCAGCGCAATCTACGTGGCGAACGGGCGCAAGGTTCCTCGCTGGATCGGGATCGTCTTCTCGCTTGTGGTCTTGTTCGGCTTCCTCACCTGGTCCGTTGTCGGTGAGACACTGCCCATCGCCGGCCTTCTGGCGGGCGCACTCGGGCTGAGCGTTCCGCTGATCTTCGGCTCGATGGGCGGCGTGCTCTCCGAACGGTCCGGCGTGGTCAACATCGCCATCGAGGGTCAGCTGCTGGCCGGCGCATTCACGTCGGCGTTCGTAGCGAGCATCACTAAGTCGCTGACCGCAGGGTTGATCGCAGCGATGGTTGCCGGGATGCTGGTCTCGATGCTTCTGGCGGTCTTCTCGATCACCTATATCGTCGACCAGGTCATCGTCGGTGTCGTCTTGAACGTGCTGATCGCCGGCATTACCGGGTTCCTGTATTCGTCGTTGCTGGCGAACAACACGGAGGCGTTCAACCTTCCGCCGAGCCTGCCGACGGTGCCGATACCGGTGCTCAGTTCGATTCCGCTGATCGGGCCTGTGCTGTTCAAACAGACGCTGATCGTCTACCTTGCCTACATCGCCGTTGCCCTCGTGGCCGTGTTCCTCTTCTGCACACGGTGGGGGCTTCGTGTGCGGTCAGTCGGCGAGCATCCGCAGGCTGCGGACACCGTCGGCATCAACGTGAACCGCACTCGGTTCTGGGCGGTGACGGCCGGCGGCGCAATCGCAGGCCTCGGCGGGGCATACTTCACACTCGGCTCCGGTGTGGGTTTCGTGCAGAACATGACTAACGGTGCCGGATATATCGCACTGGCTGCCGTCATCTTCGGCCGGTGGGACCCGATTCGCGCCACCATGGCTGCCCTGCTGTTCGGCTTCGCAGACAACTTGCAGAGCGTGCTGAGCCTGTTGAACGCGCCGGTGCCGAGCGAGTTCATGAACATGCTGCCCTACGTCGTGACGATCTTCGCCGTAGCCGGCCTGGTCGGATTCTCACGTGCTCCGGGGGCCGACGGAAAGCCGTACATAAAATCATGA
- a CDS encoding cytidine deaminase: MSSDENAPLSGDIDWGALREAALDAMGNAYVPYSQFPVGAAALVTDGRIVAGCNVENASYGVTLCAECGLVSALHMSGGGQLVAFTCVDGNGETLMPCGRCRQLLYEHSVAGMLLETVSGIRTIDEVLPDAFGPRQLSAYRASDHSAAERRDSDH; this comes from the coding sequence ATGAGCTCGGACGAGAACGCACCGTTGTCGGGTGACATCGATTGGGGTGCTCTCCGCGAGGCGGCGCTTGACGCGATGGGCAACGCCTACGTGCCGTACTCGCAGTTCCCGGTCGGCGCCGCCGCACTGGTCACCGACGGGCGCATCGTCGCCGGTTGCAACGTGGAGAATGCCAGCTACGGCGTCACGCTGTGCGCAGAGTGCGGGCTCGTCTCCGCATTGCACATGAGCGGCGGCGGCCAGCTCGTCGCCTTCACCTGCGTCGACGGCAACGGCGAGACGCTCATGCCGTGCGGTCGTTGCCGCCAGCTGCTCTACGAACACTCAGTCGCGGGCATGTTGCTGGAGACCGTTTCCGGCATCCGCACCATCGACGAGGTCCTCCCGGATGCCTTCGGTCCTCGTCAACTCTCCGCGTACCGGGCTTCAGACCACTCGGCGGCCGAACGCAGAGACTCCGACCACTGA
- a CDS encoding thymidine phosphorylase: MTDPAVEAFDTVDLIRAKRDHRELSTPEINWLVDAYTRGFVADEQMAALAMAILLNGMNRREIHDLTLAMIASGQRMSFAGLGKPTVDKHSTGGVGDKITLPLMPLVASFGVAVPQLSGRGLGHTGGTLDKLESIPGWRADLTNEEMFAQLRDYGGVICAAGSGLAPADKKLYALRDITGTVEAIPLIASSIMSKKIAEGTDSLVLDVKFGSGSFMGDIARSRELAETMVALGQDAGVATSALLTDMNVPLGLTIGNANEVRESVEVLAGGGPADVVELTIALAREMLTLAGQPDADVEAALKDGRAMDSWRAVIRAQGGDPDAALPIARETHVVVADRDGVLVQQDALPFGIAAWRLGAGRARQQDPVQHAAGIDLHAKPGDTVRAGEPLFTLSADEPARFERALAALDGAWRIGDAAEYTPRGPIVAERIA, from the coding sequence ATGACTGATCCTGCTGTTGAAGCCTTCGACACTGTCGACCTGATTCGAGCCAAGCGCGACCACCGGGAGTTGTCTACACCCGAAATCAATTGGCTCGTCGACGCATACACCCGCGGGTTCGTCGCCGATGAGCAGATGGCCGCGCTTGCCATGGCGATCCTGCTCAACGGTATGAACCGGCGCGAGATCCACGACCTCACCCTGGCGATGATCGCCAGCGGCCAGCGGATGAGCTTCGCCGGCCTCGGCAAGCCCACAGTCGACAAGCACTCGACCGGCGGAGTCGGCGACAAGATCACCCTGCCGCTGATGCCCCTTGTTGCATCATTCGGCGTCGCGGTACCGCAGCTGTCAGGCCGCGGACTGGGCCACACCGGCGGAACCCTCGACAAGCTCGAATCCATTCCGGGCTGGCGTGCCGATCTGACCAACGAGGAGATGTTTGCCCAACTGCGCGACTACGGCGGTGTGATCTGCGCGGCCGGCTCCGGGCTGGCCCCGGCGGACAAGAAGCTCTACGCCCTGCGCGACATCACCGGCACGGTCGAGGCGATCCCGCTGATCGCGTCGTCGATCATGTCGAAGAAGATCGCGGAGGGCACAGATTCCCTCGTGCTCGACGTCAAATTCGGCTCTGGTTCGTTCATGGGCGACATCGCGCGTTCGCGTGAGTTGGCCGAGACGATGGTGGCGCTCGGGCAGGATGCTGGAGTCGCGACATCCGCTCTGCTGACCGACATGAACGTGCCGCTCGGCCTGACGATCGGCAATGCGAACGAGGTGCGCGAATCCGTCGAGGTGCTCGCCGGTGGCGGACCTGCGGATGTCGTCGAGCTCACGATTGCGCTCGCCCGAGAGATGCTGACCCTCGCAGGTCAGCCGGACGCTGATGTCGAAGCGGCCCTGAAAGACGGCCGCGCGATGGACAGCTGGCGTGCAGTCATCCGAGCCCAGGGTGGCGACCCGGATGCCGCGTTGCCGATTGCACGCGAAACTCACGTTGTCGTCGCGGACCGCGACGGTGTGCTCGTGCAACAGGATGCGCTGCCGTTCGGCATCGCAGCCTGGCGCCTGGGTGCCGGCCGTGCCCGGCAGCAGGATCCCGTGCAGCATGCCGCAGGAATCGACTTGCACGCCAAGCCGGGTGACACTGTGCGCGCGGGCGAGCCGCTGTTCACGCTGAGTGCGGATGAGCCTGCGCGCTTCGAGCGGGCGCTTGCCGCGCTCGACGGCGCCTGGCGCATCGGCGACGCGGCCGAATACACGCCGCGAGGGCCGATCGTCGCCGAGCGCATCGCCTGA